GCAAATGCAATTGCGTATGTAAACAGGGCAATTAAGGAAAGTGGAACAGATGCGGTTGTTCTTGCAATGAGGCAGATAGAGGCTGCCATTGAAATTGCCAAAAATCCTGCTAATAAGGTTTACATTCCAACAGATGCATTCAAAAACCTGGGGACGCTTATTGGTGCTTCTGAGCTTATAAGGACAAATGAAAACATAAATGTTCAGGGCAATAATGGTGAAAAATAAACCTGGTCACAAAAGGGGTGAGGATACAAAAGATGAGGAATGTTTACGACATTGCATATGAGCTTGCCAGTGCTCTAAAGGAGTCAAATGAGGTAAAAAGGTTCAAAGCTGCGAAAGAAAAGATTGAGAAAGATGAGAAGCTCAAACAGATGGTTTTGGACTTTAAAAAGAAACAGTTTGAACTTGAACAAAAACGCCTGCAGGGGCAGGAGGTTCATAACAGTTGAGAATAACAATGCAAAAAGGTATAATTTTGACTGGGTAGCATTAAAAGTTACTTTGTGTGCAAAAGGTTGGTAAGATTATGCTACCAGAAAAAGAGCCTTAATAAGAGGTGTAAAAACTTGATAACAGTTCAGGCTAAGCTGATTTTTGAAAGTTTTGAAGACAGGCAAAAGACATTGGAGCTTATGAGAAGATGGTCATCTTGCATGAGATTTGCATACAAAAGACTTTTAGAAGGCTATGATAGAAATAGCCTTAAAAAAGATTTGCAAGGGATTTTTGATTTGAACTCAAGATATGTAGATGATGCAATAATGAAAGCAAAAGCTGTTTTAGAGTCCTGCAAGCAAAGAGGAGAAGACCCGAGGAAAGTTGTTTTTGGTGGCAGAGAGCTTTTTGAAAAGCTCAAAAAACGACATATAAACGGCAAGCCTTACAGAAAACTTAAGATTGAGTGGCAGGAAAAAAGGAAAGGAAATTTATATTCAAGAGGAGACAGAAGCAAGAAAGGAAACTTGAACACGAGGATTGTGGTAAATAAAAGTGGCACATTTTTGAGGATAAATGTAGGAGATAGAAAGTATATATTTGTAAGATTGTCAGCTGGTTATAAGAAAGGCAAAGACAGAGAAGAAATTTTGCAGGAGATAGCTATTCTTGAAGTGCCTTATTCAGTAGAGTTAAAACTCAAGAATGGGAATGTATATGCTTACTTTTCAGTAGAAGAACTTTTTCCAGTAACAGAAATAACCAGAGAAAATGGTGCTATAGGTATAGATACAAATGCATATCCCAATCATATGACATGGGTAGAGGTGGATAGAAATGGACAGTTTATAAGCCATGGCAAAATTCCAATGCCAGAGCTTGAAAGTGGAAACTCTGACAAAAGAGAGTATTACAGGTGGCAGTATGCGCATGAAATTGTAGAGATAGCAAAAGAGAAAAGAAAGGCTATTGTGGTAGAAAGGCTTGATATAAAAGACAAAGGAAGAAGAGGAGATTTTTCTGGCAGAAAATCAAGACGGATAAGACACTTTTTCAGCTACAGGTCGCTTCTTTACAAAATCAGGATTTTAGCAAAACGAGAAGGGATAGAGGTTATAGAAGCAAATCCTGCGTACACATCGGTGATAGGGATGCTAAAGTTCGCACCGCAGTTTATGGTAAGCA
The Caldicellulosiruptor morganii DNA segment above includes these coding regions:
- a CDS encoding IS200/IS605 family accessory protein TnpB-related protein, which gives rise to MITVQAKLIFESFEDRQKTLELMRRWSSCMRFAYKRLLEGYDRNSLKKDLQGIFDLNSRYVDDAIMKAKAVLESCKQRGEDPRKVVFGGRELFEKLKKRHINGKPYRKLKIEWQEKRKGNLYSRGDRSKKGNLNTRIVVNKSGTFLRINVGDRKYIFVRLSAGYKKGKDREEILQEIAILEVPYSVELKLKNGNVYAYFSVEELFPVTEITRENGAIGIDTNAYPNHMTWVEVDRNGQFISHGKIPMPELESGNSDKREYYRWQYAHEIVEIAKEKRKAIVVERLDIKDKGRRGDFSGRKSRRIRHFFSYRSLLYKIRILAKREGIEVIEANPAYTSVIGMLKFAPQFMVSKDIASAYVIARRGLGLKEKIPANYMKFLNNLDVSSLEELKEYVSKEVKNIHLRRKQIKEIEYVMRKIQSSGSESGRLSAPLDGTSAGSCSAGYNLWRVLRVAVVTPLSPDRVLRDMSVLKRILVSGQVGRPKIGASSCFLGQGL